The following coding sequences lie in one Eubacterium ventriosum genomic window:
- a CDS encoding ABC transporter ATP-binding protein codes for MPRMNRKPGEKAKDFKGTLKKLIKYAGRYRIGIIAVMICAIASATFSIVSPKILGKATTKLAEGLMSKISGTGSIDFGYIGRIIIIVLVLYGISSLFNLVQGFTMSTITQKLCYRLRREIVEKINRMPMKYFESRTYGEVLSRITNDVDTLGNGLNQSVTQLITSSTTMIGVVIMMLTISPLMTLITLLILPVSMIFISFIMKHSQKYFKTQQEYLGHINGQVEENYGGHLVVKAFGKEQDVIDEFKKTNNVLYNSAWKSQFLSGMMQPIMTFVGNLGYVGVAISGAFLAINGTITIGDIQAFITYVKNFTQPIAQIAQVTNMMQSMMAAAERVFEFLEEEEEDQITENPVPIENVKGVVDFEHVHFGYNPDNIIVNDFNAHVKAGQQVAIVGPTGAGKTTMVKLLMRFYDVNSGEIKLDGHNLKDYNRNELRNAFGMVLQDTWLFKGSIMENIRYGRLDATDEEVIAAAKSAHAHHFIKTLPGGYDFELNEEASNVSAGQRQLLTIARAILADNPVMILDEATSSVDTRTEHRIQRAMDNLMKGRTSFVIAHRLSTIKNADIILVMKDGDIIEQGSHEELMAKKGFYADLYNSQFDVVA; via the coding sequence ATGCCAAGAATGAATCGTAAACCGGGAGAGAAAGCAAAAGACTTTAAGGGTACATTAAAGAAGCTTATTAAATATGCCGGAAGATACAGAATAGGCATTATTGCTGTTATGATATGTGCCATAGCAAGTGCCACATTTTCAATTGTAAGCCCTAAGATTTTGGGAAAAGCTACAACCAAATTAGCAGAAGGTTTAATGTCCAAGATTTCCGGAACAGGCAGTATTGATTTTGGTTATATTGGAAGAATAATTATTATAGTATTGGTTCTTTATGGAATAAGCTCATTATTTAACTTAGTTCAGGGCTTTACAATGTCAACAATTACACAGAAGTTATGTTACAGACTTCGTCGTGAAATTGTTGAAAAAATCAATCGTATGCCAATGAAATATTTTGAAAGCAGAACATATGGTGAAGTACTTTCAAGAATTACAAACGATGTTGACACATTGGGTAATGGTTTAAACCAAAGTGTAACACAGCTTATTACTTCATCAACAACTATGATTGGTGTAGTAATAATGATGTTAACAATTAGTCCGCTTATGACTTTAATAACATTATTAATACTTCCTGTTAGTATGATTTTTATAAGCTTTATAATGAAGCATTCACAGAAATACTTTAAAACACAGCAGGAGTATTTAGGTCACATTAACGGTCAGGTTGAAGAGAATTATGGCGGTCATTTAGTAGTTAAAGCTTTTGGAAAAGAGCAGGATGTAATAGATGAATTTAAGAAGACAAATAATGTTTTGTATAATTCAGCTTGGAAATCACAGTTCTTGTCAGGTATGATGCAGCCTATTATGACTTTTGTAGGTAACTTAGGATATGTTGGAGTAGCTATTTCAGGTGCGTTCCTTGCAATTAACGGAACGATTACAATCGGTGATATTCAGGCATTTATAACATATGTTAAGAACTTTACACAGCCTATAGCACAGATTGCCCAGGTTACTAATATGATGCAGTCAATGATGGCAGCAGCAGAAAGAGTTTTCGAATTTCTTGAGGAAGAAGAGGAAGACCAGATTACTGAAAATCCTGTTCCTATTGAAAATGTTAAGGGAGTTGTTGATTTCGAACATGTACATTTCGGATACAATCCTGATAACATTATTGTAAATGACTTTAACGCTCACGTTAAGGCAGGTCAGCAGGTAGCAATTGTAGGACCAACAGGTGCAGGAAAGACAACAATGGTAAAACTTCTTATGAGATTCTATGATGTTAACTCAGGAGAAATAAAACTTGATGGACATAATTTAAAGGATTACAACAGAAATGAACTTCGTAATGCTTTCGGAATGGTTCTTCAGGATACGTGGTTGTTTAAAGGTTCAATAATGGAGAATATCAGATACGGTAGACTTGATGCAACAGATGAAGAAGTAATTGCAGCTGCTAAGTCAGCTCACGCACATCATTTCATTAAAACATTGCCAGGTGGATATGATTTCGAGTTAAATGAAGAAGCATCTAATGTTTCTGCAGGTCAGAGACAGCTTCTTACAATAGCGAGAGCAATCCTTGCAGACAACCCTGTAATGATTCTTGATGAGGCAACATCATCAGTTGACACAAGAACAGAGCATAGAATCCAGAGAGCCATGGATAACCTTATGAAAGGCAGAACAAGTTTCGTTATAGCTCACAGACTTAGTACAATTAAGAATGCGGACATAATTCTTGTAATGAAGGATGGAGATATAATCGAGCAGGGTTCACACGAAGAACTTATGGCAAAGAAAGGCTTCTACGCAGACTTGTACAATTCACAGTTTGATGTGGTGGCATAA
- a CDS encoding ABC transporter substrate-binding protein, translating to MRRIKKGIAVALSLVLALSLTACGTKKSAEKNDKLVIAYQNGLSYTPLLVMKEKKLIEKHYGKDVNVDWKLLESGAAISEGITAGSIDIGALGTSVAINGIMSKTPYKICTGLAAVSCGIQTNDSSIKTLKDIKSSDQIVVTQVNSQPHILLAMAAKKELGDAHALDANLVAMANADGYSALISGAVQCNMVLAPYNLMEVKEDNIHEIPVSEDVWAKGDTSIVGIASEKLYKNNPDLYKAFCDATEEAMKYIEDNPDETAKILTETYDASQDEIASWLKDGAVQYNSTLQGVMNLSDFMVEENFLDKGASSIDQLVFDNVKGE from the coding sequence ATGAGAAGAATAAAAAAGGGTATAGCAGTAGCATTATCGCTTGTTTTGGCATTGTCTTTAACAGCTTGTGGAACTAAAAAATCAGCAGAGAAAAATGATAAGTTGGTAATTGCTTATCAGAATGGTCTTTCATACACACCGCTGTTGGTTATGAAGGAGAAGAAACTTATTGAGAAGCATTATGGAAAAGACGTAAATGTAGATTGGAAGTTGTTGGAAAGTGGCGCAGCAATTAGTGAAGGAATTACAGCAGGTTCAATAGACATTGGTGCACTTGGAACATCAGTTGCAATTAACGGAATTATGTCAAAGACACCGTACAAGATTTGTACAGGTTTGGCAGCAGTTTCTTGCGGAATCCAGACTAATGACAGTAGCATTAAGACTTTGAAAGACATAAAATCAAGCGACCAGATTGTTGTAACTCAGGTTAACAGTCAGCCTCATATATTATTGGCTATGGCTGCAAAGAAGGAATTGGGCGACGCTCATGCCTTAGATGCAAACTTAGTTGCAATGGCTAATGCAGACGGATATTCAGCGTTAATATCAGGTGCAGTTCAGTGCAATATGGTATTGGCACCATACAATTTAATGGAAGTAAAAGAAGATAACATACACGAAATACCGGTAAGCGAAGACGTTTGGGCTAAAGGTGACACATCAATCGTAGGAATAGCATCAGAAAAGTTATACAAAAACAATCCTGATCTATACAAAGCTTTTTGTGACGCAACAGAAGAAGCAATGAAATATATAGAAGATAATCCTGACGAAACAGCAAAAATCCTTACTGAAACTTATGATGCTTCACAAGATGAAATTGCATCATGGTTGAAGGATGGTGCCGTTCAGTACAATTCAACTTTGCAGGGAGTTATGAATCTTTCAGACTTTATGGTAGAAGAAAATTTCTTAGACAAAGGTGCAAGTAGTATTGACCAGTTAGTATTCGATAATGTTAAAGGAGAATAG
- a CDS encoding ABC transporter permease, whose protein sequence is MNKNIKNSLVKIIFIVSVLILWQVLYTLKIWPEILFPSLGDIGKAFVTAFTERELGTMVLHSLSLIIKGLIVGIALALVFSSLSVISETFYTIYNMIVSMCDLIPGIALIPVAILWIGVGDGAIIFMVIHAVVWPMSRSIIDGFNAVPELYLEVGRNIGLSPVKLIFGVFLPAALPRIFSGIKVGWARAWRGLISAEMIFGGGGALGIGYFIQDRRTNTDIAGVFAAIIVIVIIGMVVEYGIFRNIENKTFRKWGMTR, encoded by the coding sequence TTGAATAAGAATATTAAAAATAGTTTGGTGAAAATAATTTTTATTGTTTCAGTTCTTATCTTGTGGCAGGTATTATATACTTTGAAAATTTGGCCGGAAATTTTGTTTCCATCATTAGGCGATATTGGAAAAGCTTTTGTAACTGCTTTTACGGAAAGAGAACTTGGGACAATGGTGTTACATTCCCTTTCACTTATCATTAAAGGATTAATTGTGGGAATAGCGTTGGCTTTGGTTTTTTCAAGCCTTTCAGTTATAAGCGAAACATTTTACACAATCTACAATATGATTGTTTCAATGTGTGACTTAATACCGGGAATAGCTTTAATACCAGTAGCAATTCTTTGGATAGGCGTAGGTGACGGTGCCATAATTTTTATGGTTATTCACGCAGTTGTGTGGCCTATGTCAAGAAGTATAATTGATGGTTTCAATGCAGTGCCGGAATTGTATTTGGAAGTAGGCAGAAATATAGGACTTTCACCGGTTAAGTTGATTTTTGGAGTCTTTCTTCCGGCAGCTTTGCCTAGAATTTTTTCAGGTATAAAAGTAGGCTGGGCAAGAGCGTGGCGTGGACTTATCAGTGCCGAAATGATTTTTGGCGGAGGCGGAGCTTTAGGAATTGGCTATTTTATTCAGGACAGACGTACTAATACTGACATTGCCGGAGTTTTTGCGGCAATTATTGTTATTGTAATTATTGGAATGGTTGTTGAGTACGGAATTTTCCGCAACATAGAAAATAAAACTTTTAGAAAGTGGGGAATGACACGATGA
- a CDS encoding ABC transporter ATP-binding protein, giving the protein MSNEVLKISNLVKKYDNSDRVILNNLDLTINDEDFLCILGPSGCGKSTLIRCIAGFEDYEGSIKVDGQPVVKPGPDRIMVFQDFNQLFPWKTVLKNITYALKVNGMKDKAEREQKAKKYLEKVNLVQYANYYPHQLSGGMKQRVAIAKGMALGSKIILMDEPFAALDAMTRKQLQSELLKLKQKEKITVIFITHNIQEAISLGNRIMVMSKEGTIKEHLYNTIEKPVTPASEGYAKLWEHLNNQLT; this is encoded by the coding sequence ATGAGCAATGAAGTTTTAAAGATAAGTAATCTGGTAAAAAAATATGATAATTCCGATAGAGTTATTTTAAATAATCTTGATTTGACTATAAATGATGAAGATTTCTTATGCATTCTTGGCCCTTCAGGTTGCGGAAAATCTACATTAATAAGATGTATTGCCGGTTTTGAAGACTATGAAGGAAGCATAAAAGTTGACGGTCAGCCGGTTGTAAAACCGGGACCTGACAGAATAATGGTATTTCAGGACTTTAATCAGTTATTTCCTTGGAAAACTGTTTTGAAAAATATTACATATGCGTTAAAAGTAAATGGAATGAAGGATAAGGCGGAAAGAGAGCAGAAAGCAAAGAAATATTTGGAAAAAGTTAATCTGGTACAGTATGCTAATTATTATCCACATCAGTTAAGCGGTGGAATGAAGCAAAGAGTGGCAATAGCAAAGGGAATGGCACTTGGTTCAAAAATAATATTAATGGATGAGCCTTTTGCAGCGCTTGATGCAATGACAAGAAAGCAGTTGCAAAGTGAATTACTGAAATTGAAACAAAAAGAAAAAATAACAGTTATTTTTATAACTCACAACATTCAGGAGGCAATATCTCTTGGAAACAGAATTATGGTAATGTCTAAGGAAGGAACCATTAAGGAGCATTTGTACAACACTATTGAAAAGCCTGTTACACCTGCAAGTGAGGGTTACGCCAAGTTATGGGAACATTTAAACAATCAGCTAACATAG
- a CDS encoding LysR family transcriptional regulator — protein MNNNEFTYIKEVAKQKSFSKASKALGISQPALSNYIKKLEDRMGVLLFDRSISPIEITEFGKAYLEYAEDVISATDRLNDVMSDLQDLKKGEIKIGSVVCFSTTYLPGPMSVFHKKYPGITFKLTEEKVPEIMNKCLLGDIDIFLTDGRIDSELFDKETLFEERLLMVVPKNLAINEEIGEYQIPIEKLLSDKIDYSSVKTLDISRMKDEEFVLLNEDQHVRRMVDSIFEKAGFTPNVILQTSQTVTGLAMTLANMGISFVTETTIKYNNIKNHAYYYKVGSDEDAVRTMCVAYKKGKYISKACRKFIDTLKEELE, from the coding sequence ATGAATAATAACGAATTTACTTATATAAAAGAAGTGGCAAAACAGAAAAGTTTCTCAAAGGCTTCAAAAGCTTTGGGAATATCCCAGCCGGCATTAAGCAATTACATTAAAAAACTGGAAGACAGAATGGGTGTATTGCTTTTTGACCGAAGTATTTCTCCGATTGAAATAACAGAGTTCGGCAAGGCATATTTGGAATACGCAGAGGATGTTATATCAGCCACAGACAGACTTAATGATGTTATGTCAGATTTGCAGGATTTAAAAAAAGGAGAAATAAAAATAGGAAGTGTTGTATGTTTTTCAACAACATATTTGCCGGGACCAATGTCAGTCTTCCACAAGAAATATCCGGGAATTACTTTTAAATTAACAGAAGAAAAAGTCCCTGAAATAATGAATAAATGCCTTTTGGGAGACATTGATATTTTCCTGACAGATGGAAGAATCGATAGCGAGTTATTTGATAAGGAAACTCTTTTTGAAGAAAGATTGCTTATGGTTGTTCCGAAAAACCTGGCAATTAATGAAGAAATAGGAGAATACCAGATTCCAATAGAAAAATTACTAAGTGACAAAATTGACTATTCATCAGTGAAAACATTGGACATAAGCAGAATGAAGGATGAAGAGTTTGTTTTGTTAAACGAGGACCAGCATGTAAGACGCATGGTAGACAGCATATTTGAAAAAGCCGGTTTTACACCTAACGTAATATTGCAAACATCTCAGACAGTAACAGGGCTTGCCATGACACTTGCCAATATGGGAATCTCTTTCGTTACAGAAACAACCATAAAATACAACAACATAAAAAATCACGCATACTACTACAAGGTAGGCTCAGATGAAGATGCGGTCAGAACAATGTGCGTGGCGTATAAGAAAGGGAAATACATATCTAAGGCGTGCAGGAAGTTTATAGATACGCTGAAAGAAGAGTTGGAATAA
- a CDS encoding CBS domain-containing protein, which yields MNILFFLTPKEKVSHIFNDDTLRQVVEKMEFHGYSAIPLLDKEGKYIGTITEGDLLWYLKDHDFPDIYQLEDIPITDIERKRDNNAVNIQVSMEELFEKATNQNFVPVVDDNNVFIGIITRKDIILYLANKENTNNAISN from the coding sequence ATGAACATTTTATTTTTTTTGACACCGAAAGAAAAGGTGTCACATATATTCAATGACGATACACTGAGACAGGTTGTGGAAAAAATGGAGTTCCACGGATATTCCGCCATTCCTCTTTTAGATAAAGAAGGAAAATACATAGGAACAATTACTGAAGGGGACTTGCTTTGGTACCTTAAGGACCACGATTTTCCTGACATCTACCAGTTGGAGGATATTCCTATTACGGACATTGAACGAAAAAGAGATAACAACGCTGTCAACATACAGGTTTCAATGGAAGAACTTTTTGAAAAAGCCACTAACCAGAACTTCGTACCTGTGGTGGATGACAACAATGTATTTATTGGTATTATCACAAGAAAAGATATAATACTGTATTTAGCAAATAAAGAAAATACAAATAATGCTATATCCAACTAA
- the larE gene encoding ATP-dependent sacrificial sulfur transferase LarE, whose translation MKNITKEEINIKEFFEKYPNVAIALSGGVDSVFLVYMAKKYAKSVKAYFVKSVFQPEFEKKDAEKICRQLGVDLKILNVDVLSNKLVTDNPVNRCYYCKQGVFGTILEAAKNDGMTVILDGTNASDDADDRPGMKALQEMKVLSPLRMCGYVKSEIRKQSKEAGLFVYNKPSYACLATRIPTGTEIDEEKIKQVETAETFLFDLGFSDFRVRWMDNKAKIQMPESRLQALMEKREVVLEELLKIFDEVLLDLRTR comes from the coding sequence ATGAAAAATATTACAAAAGAAGAAATAAACATAAAAGAGTTTTTTGAAAAATATCCTAATGTGGCAATTGCTTTGTCAGGTGGAGTTGATTCAGTATTTTTGGTTTATATGGCAAAAAAATATGCAAAGAGCGTGAAGGCGTATTTTGTCAAATCTGTTTTTCAACCGGAATTTGAAAAAAAGGATGCAGAAAAAATTTGCCGGCAGCTAGGCGTTGATTTGAAGATTTTGAATGTGGATGTTTTGTCTAACAAGCTGGTTACAGACAATCCGGTCAACAGATGTTATTATTGTAAGCAGGGTGTTTTTGGAACAATTCTTGAAGCAGCAAAGAATGACGGAATGACAGTAATTCTTGATGGAACCAACGCTTCAGATGATGCAGATGACAGACCGGGAATGAAGGCTTTGCAGGAGATGAAGGTTTTGTCCCCACTTAGAATGTGTGGCTACGTGAAATCTGAAATAAGAAAGCAGTCAAAGGAAGCAGGTTTGTTCGTGTACAACAAACCGTCATACGCTTGTCTTGCAACAAGAATACCAACAGGTACTGAAATAGATGAAGAAAAAATCAAACAGGTAGAAACAGCAGAAACATTTTTGTTTGACTTAGGCTTTTCTGATTTCAGAGTAAGATGGATGGACAACAAAGCCAAAATCCAAATGCCTGAAAGCCGGTTACAGGCACTTATGGAAAAGCGAGAAGTTGTATTGGAAGAATTGTTAAAAATATTTGATGAGGTATTGCTTGATTTGAGAACTAGATAG
- the larB gene encoding nickel pincer cofactor biosynthesis protein LarB, whose protein sequence is MKQSELMNILDDVATGKVTKEEALLAIKEEPFKDMGFAKIDTHRGIRQGVPEVIYGAGKTKEQIKEIVKHLQKSGEETVLITRMSSEAAKFVSEEIDLRYDEISKVGIVGPMPKKDGIGTIVVATAGTSDMYVAEEAALTAEVFGNQVTRLYDVGVAGLHRLISHVDEIMSASVIIAIAGMEGALASVIGGMADCPVIAVPTSVGYGANFGGLSALLSMLNSCASGVSVVNIDNGFGAAYQASMINHMRAK, encoded by the coding sequence ATGAAACAATCAGAGTTGATGAATATTTTGGATGATGTTGCAACGGGGAAAGTTACTAAGGAAGAAGCTTTGCTTGCCATTAAAGAAGAGCCTTTTAAGGATATGGGGTTTGCAAAGATTGATACCCACAGAGGCATCAGACAGGGTGTGCCTGAAGTTATTTATGGCGCAGGAAAAACCAAGGAACAAATAAAAGAAATTGTCAAGCATCTACAAAAAAGTGGTGAGGAAACTGTACTTATAACAAGAATGAGCAGTGAAGCCGCTAAGTTTGTCAGTGAAGAAATAGATTTGAGATATGATGAAATATCTAAGGTTGGAATAGTTGGACCAATGCCTAAGAAAGACGGTATTGGAACAATAGTTGTTGCAACGGCAGGAACAAGTGATATGTATGTTGCAGAAGAAGCAGCATTGACGGCAGAGGTTTTCGGCAATCAGGTTACAAGACTTTATGATGTGGGTGTTGCCGGACTTCACAGATTGATAAGCCACGTTGACGAAATAATGAGTGCCTCCGTAATAATCGCAATTGCAGGAATGGAAGGCGCACTTGCCAGTGTCATAGGTGGAATGGCAGACTGCCCTGTAATCGCAGTGCCAACAAGTGTAGGCTACGGTGCAAACTTCGGAGGCTTATCAGCCCTTTTGTCAATGCTAAACTCCTGTGCCAGCGGAGTAAGCGTAGTCAACATAGATAATGGCTTCGGAGCAGCATATCAGGCAAGCATGATAAATCATATGAGAGCGAAGTAG
- the larC gene encoding nickel pincer cofactor biosynthesis protein LarC: MRILYLDCGMGAAGDMLMSALLELVPDKDKFVEKINNIGISNVKVKLESSVKCGIKGNHVRVLINDEEELSEDVQNSNELHHHNHTHHHAHYHATIDFIEHTIQNLAVSDKVKNDVISIYKLIAQAESKAHGVDVSEIHFHEVGMMDAIADVTCCVMLMEEINPDKVVVSPINTGFGKVKCAHGILPVPAPATANLLEGMVCYSGNIEGELCTPTGAAILKYYVNEFGNMPAMIMEKQGYGMGNKDFPVANCIRAILGEKTENNSITESNNDTNQNNRTIENSDTIQDTIVELRCNIDDMTAEELSFAVEQIWQDDVLDVYTTPISMKKGRQGTLLNVMCKESAKEDVAVTIFKHTSTIGIREYKCSRMILNRKIEKVSTQYGDIDVKKTYGYGVEKSKLEFEDLKKIAIENNISIREVKENI, from the coding sequence ATGAGAATTTTGTATTTAGATTGTGGAATGGGTGCAGCAGGCGACATGTTGATGTCTGCTTTGCTAGAACTTGTTCCGGATAAAGATAAGTTTGTTGAAAAAATTAATAATATTGGAATTTCAAATGTTAAGGTGAAGCTTGAAAGCTCGGTTAAATGTGGTATAAAAGGAAATCATGTTAGAGTTTTGATTAATGATGAAGAAGAATTGTCTGAGGATGTACAAAACAGTAATGAATTACATCATCATAACCATACCCATCATCACGCTCATTACCATGCAACTATTGATTTTATTGAGCACACGATTCAAAATCTCGCAGTTTCAGACAAGGTTAAGAATGATGTAATTTCTATATACAAGCTTATAGCTCAGGCTGAGAGTAAAGCTCACGGTGTGGATGTTTCTGAAATTCATTTTCATGAGGTTGGAATGATGGATGCAATTGCGGATGTAACATGTTGCGTTATGTTAATGGAAGAGATTAACCCTGACAAGGTGGTTGTATCGCCTATTAATACAGGTTTTGGAAAAGTGAAATGTGCTCATGGAATACTTCCGGTTCCCGCACCGGCTACAGCTAATTTGCTTGAAGGAATGGTTTGTTACAGTGGAAATATTGAAGGCGAACTTTGCACGCCAACAGGGGCAGCAATTTTGAAATACTATGTTAATGAGTTTGGAAATATGCCTGCGATGATTATGGAAAAGCAGGGTTATGGCATGGGAAACAAAGACTTCCCGGTGGCTAACTGCATTAGAGCAATTCTTGGAGAAAAGACAGAAAATAATTCAATTACGGAAAGTAACAATGACACCAATCAAAATAATAGAACCATTGAGAATAGTGATACTATCCAAGACACCATTGTGGAGCTTCGTTGCAACATTGACGATATGACTGCGGAAGAATTAAGTTTTGCGGTGGAACAGATTTGGCAGGATGATGTGTTGGACGTTTACACTACGCCAATTAGTATGAAAAAAGGTCGTCAGGGAACTTTGCTTAATGTAATGTGCAAAGAGTCGGCTAAGGAAGATGTTGCCGTAACTATTTTTAAGCATACATCAACAATTGGAATTAGAGAATACAAGTGTAGCCGAATGATTTTGAATAGAAAGATTGAGAAGGTTAGCACCCAATATGGAGATATTGATGTGAAAAAAACATATGGCTATGGAGTTGAAAAATCCAAATTGGAGTTTGAAGATTTGAAGAAAATAGCTATTGAAAATAACATTTCCATAAGAGAAGTGAAGGAGAATATTTAA
- a CDS encoding energy-coupling factor ABC transporter permease, with protein MHMADALLSPAVAGTMYACSTAVAAYSVTKIRKEDDQTKIPTMGIMGAFVFATQMINFTIPGTGSSGHLCGGMLLSAMLGAPAGFLTMIGILLIQCLMFADGGLMALGANVWNMAFYGCFIGAMVIWRIVMKNGASKKKIMAASIIGCVVTLQLGAFSVTLETLASGITELPFTAFVSVMQPIHLCIGLVEGIITGAVLCFVYEARPELLWGIEAVDKKEKMPYKKVLAILLAMAVIIAGGLSLVASSLPDGLEWSISKITGATEVESTGGIYSFFAGIQDKLAILPDYGFKSSDTIAGTSFSGIVGGVVVILLCIVCCNLFKFFRKKA; from the coding sequence ATGCATATGGCAGACGCCTTGTTATCACCGGCAGTTGCAGGGACAATGTACGCCTGCAGCACAGCGGTGGCAGCATATTCAGTTACAAAGATAAGAAAAGAAGATGATCAGACTAAAATCCCAACCATGGGAATAATGGGAGCTTTTGTTTTTGCAACTCAAATGATTAATTTTACAATACCGGGAACAGGTTCTTCAGGACATTTGTGCGGAGGAATGTTGTTGTCTGCAATGCTTGGGGCACCGGCAGGTTTCCTGACAATGATAGGTATTTTGCTGATTCAGTGTTTGATGTTTGCTGACGGAGGTTTGATGGCTCTTGGGGCAAATGTGTGGAACATGGCATTTTATGGATGCTTCATAGGAGCGATGGTTATATGGCGCATTGTGATGAAAAACGGCGCATCAAAAAAGAAAATAATGGCAGCGTCAATTATTGGTTGCGTTGTTACTTTACAACTTGGAGCTTTTTCAGTAACACTTGAAACTTTGGCTTCAGGAATTACAGAACTTCCTTTTACTGCATTTGTTTCAGTAATGCAACCAATACATTTGTGCATCGGATTGGTTGAAGGAATAATTACCGGGGCAGTTCTTTGCTTCGTCTACGAGGCTAGACCTGAATTGCTTTGGGGAATTGAAGCTGTTGACAAAAAAGAAAAAATGCCATACAAAAAAGTTTTGGCAATTCTTTTGGCAATGGCAGTAATTATTGCAGGTGGCTTATCACTTGTGGCTTCATCTTTGCCTGATGGCTTGGAATGGTCAATTTCAAAAATCACAGGAGCTACAGAAGTGGAAAGCACAGGTGGAATTTACAGCTTTTTTGCGGGAATACAGGACAAGCTTGCAATCCTTCCTGACTACGGATTTAAGTCTTCAGACACAATTGCCGGAACATCATTTTCAGGCATTGTAGGTGGAGTGGTAGTAATCCTGTTGTGCATTGTGTGCTGCAATTTATTTAAGTTTTTTAGAAAGAAAGCATAA
- the cbiQ gene encoding cobalt ECF transporter T component CbiQ — protein sequence MEKFENAIHEMCAIENQAGEDNFLNNIHALAKLFVTVLYVCMVTSFPKYNVTGLVEMIIYPLIIFNLGDIKFGKCIKRIRLILPLICIIGIFNPFFDRNVLLTMGGVKITGGEISMVTLMIKGILTVIAIYILIITTTIDRVCMALRKIHIPEIIVMIIQLIYRYINVLLKETKRIVEAYSLRAPGQKGINFKAWGSLPGQLLLRSIDRATDVHNSMSLRGYNLNNVRIRNYKLSSRDYVWMIVWTLVIITFRVYPVFEIVGGLFT from the coding sequence ATGGAAAAATTTGAAAATGCAATACACGAAATGTGTGCTATTGAAAATCAGGCTGGGGAAGATAATTTTCTAAATAACATACATGCACTGGCAAAACTGTTTGTAACGGTTTTGTATGTTTGTATGGTGACTTCTTTTCCGAAATATAATGTGACAGGTCTAGTGGAAATGATAATATATCCCTTGATTATTTTTAACCTTGGGGACATTAAATTTGGAAAATGTATAAAAAGAATCAGACTTATTTTGCCATTGATTTGCATAATTGGTATTTTTAATCCTTTTTTTGACAGAAATGTTTTGCTGACAATGGGTGGAGTGAAAATAACCGGCGGCGAAATTTCCATGGTGACACTGATGATTAAAGGAATTTTGACGGTGATTGCCATTTATATTCTTATAATTACAACTACTATAGACCGAGTATGCATGGCGCTTAGAAAAATACATATTCCTGAGATTATTGTTATGATTATCCAGTTGATTTACAGGTACATTAACGTGTTGCTAAAGGAAACAAAAAGAATAGTTGAGGCGTACAGCCTTAGGGCACCGGGCCAGAAAGGCATTAATTTTAAGGCTTGGGGAAGTCTGCCGGGGCAGTTGCTTTTACGAAGTATAGACAGGGCAACCGATGTGCATAACAGCATGAGTCTTAGAGGTTACAATCTTAATAACGTGCGAATCAGAAATTACAAATTAAGTAGCAGGGATTACGTGTGGATGATTGTATGGACACTGGTGATTATCACTTTTAGAGTGTACCCTGTTTTTGAAATAGTGGGCGGTTTGTTTACATAA